The DNA window AACTGAATAAGTTTATTTGAACAGACTTTATAAAAGGGATTACATCAGTTTCGGTCAGATAAATTGATTTGAATAGACTTTTATGCATTCCTAGTGAGGGAGGATTTAGTGATAACTTCAATTATTATGTATTAAATGGATAAATCTAATTCAGAATAAAACTTGAGATTAAGTTATTTCGTGCAATTTGTCTTTAAGAGCATTTATTTCAGAATTTTGATTGTAAGGTTATAACATTCTCGCTGTCAAATAGAGGTGAACATTTGATAATTTCATTCTAATCATAATCGTGCACCAATTATAAAGTCAGAGGAAAATTGAGCACCAACCAAATGGAATTTGCTTCAATCTATCCTTTATTTAAGTTGGAGGAAAAGATGGTACAGATGAGATGATACTTGAAAAGTTTAATGTTGAATTAAAATGAATTCATTATTCATGTCACgttaatatcattaaattatcGATTTAATCAACATTTGCGACAAAAAAATCCATAATTTGACTCAAAAtaaaatgttgagggttaaattgttgaaaagaaaaaaatgagggtcaaattgttaaaatttataaactctaAGAACTTACAAATTGAATTTACATTACAATTAGATTACTATTTGAATTTACATTTTGAAAGcaacaaattgaaaaaatttcatttaaaataatagaacttacattctttatatgtaaaaaaaaaactaattatatattaacataatctatatcaaattttaattctcaaaattcATCCGAGCATATAATCTCCCTAAAATTTACTTTATTagacttatttaatttttaaaattttaaactagtaaatataaaattacactttaattttcttaaaattgataaaaatttgattaaattatttaaaatttataaagatttagactattaaaatagttttaatatcgtaaaaattattatttaattttaacttcCCTAAAAATTCTCAAAATTCATCTGAGCATATAATTGCGTAAGTGTCTGCTTCCATTTCAACTTGATAACCTTTGTTGGTCCTTCGCTTGCACGATCCTTTGAGCAGACTTTCATGTTTTTACCGGTCTAAGGGATAAACATAAAACACCAAGATTATTTTTGTTGCATTGAGATGATCTATATCACTGGTATATTAATTTACTTCAAATCAAGAAATTTTTCTTAATATCATAGAAAACACAATCCTTGAAAATCTTGCTCATGTTAAACAAGAACAAAAAATGAAtctattgaattttaaaaaatatattggatATGAATATGTTTCTCACATAGAAAAATTTTTCCAATTAATTTAAAAGAGTATACTTTATACTTATATTtgaatatgtgttaaaaataaaTGTCTAAACATAGATactttataataaatataaagtaaatagttgaaataatattatttgtactTCAAGCCATGAAATTTAAATGCTACTTTTATTAAAAGGAATTAAATCTATTTAAGTACTAGTAAGGAGTTAAATTTAatctttcaaatatataaaaacaattttgatatattaaattgAACACATAAATAGATCTCAAATAAAAATGATGATTTTTAACTCAAGTGAAATTAGAACCTAATCCTCATTCGaggattttcacatttttattacGTGCTTTGTTATGGAagatattattttttctatttttgtcacAAATTGATTATGTTTACTTCAGCTTACCAATAAAATATAGAtgtaagtgaatatatatatactgaaaataaaaatttaataaaaaaaatgaaactaataTGAATGTAGACATTTCATGAATTACGAATGAATTAAGTGACAAAATTTTAATGGTATAAAAACCTATGTTATCAATATTTGCAATATGCATAGAATATGCACTCATGTTCAATATGAGTATGAATAAAGATTTTAATACtttttgatatataatagaaagaGCATATCTCGTTAGTAAATAAATTTAGAATGATTactttgaatgaaataaaagctacaaatttgtaaaaaaaataaaaatcaataggaGGTTGGTTAATGTTGGTGTTAGAACAGAAACTGACAAGCTCAGCTTGTATCTTGTGCAACAAGCCTCGATGCTTGCTGAGCAGGCAATCGGATTCgagcaaagaaaaaaagaaaactgaagaaaaatggagagtattttttttgatgaacaaaatctgattcattcataatttttaatagtggcataatgccaatacataaatcaAGCACTAAGCTTGTTCAAAACAGCAAGTAATCACCTAAACATTACCTACCTCCACTAATTACATAGAAACTTGAAATCTAAACTTGAAAGCTTGTACAAAGCTGTGTTTACAGCTCACACATAAGCTAATTACATCAATCATATACCTAACATAGTTCTAAATGAACTAAAATTACATTTCATTAACTAATAGTTACAAAATGAACAAGAACAAACAAACTGAGCTTGCTGCTGTAGCTCCTTCCTTGCTCGATCTTCATGGTCTGCATGTTGGCTAATTTCATCATGCAGCATGCTAGCCAACTTCATCAGTTAAGTAGTTTACCACAGTTAATGCTTCTTCCCCTATTAGCGCaccataaaattgaaaaatttctgCACCCGTTTTGGTTGCGGCCCTTCTTTCTTCGCTTCATCGTAGATATTAGCTTTTCGTTTTATGTGAGAAGTGCTATCTGTTGATCCATCGTTGTGAGCAGGGTGTTGATGGATGTGTTCAAAATTTGGAGAAGATTGAGTGGTATGGCACtgcaactcttttatttcttccAAATCTTTCTCATACACTATTCTAACACCACACTTCTTCACCTTAGGTCTGTATTCAAATAGATGTGTGAAACACACCTCAAGCTCATCCCATTTCTGATCTAAGCAATCTGTTGCCCATAAATTATTGGTTTCACAATGACCATTTTTATCCTCCATGGAAATTGGATATAGTTTATCACGCGACCAATAACGAAGAAAAAGGTGATCTTTCATTATGGGCTCGTTATATCTTTTACCCACCAACCAGCCGCTCCCATCAATCTGTCTACGATTTCTACCTCGAAAAATAGATCCATCACAGCTGGCTTGTTCAGAATTTCTGCAACAGATAAATGTACTACAATTGATAACCTCGTCATCCCTTGAAGCATCATTATTGATAAAAATGCAGCAAGAAGCAACTCCAATCCATTGACTATCTTTCCGAAGGGGTATCTTAATTGAAGAGTCATTTTTTTGTTGGCTAAACCATTCCGGGATTTCACTTCCGGGCATAACAATAGTAaacatttttattgaatttgCAGATGCctgcaaaataaaacacaagtcgTTTGGTAACTAAAACCATAAATTCTCAAGTATGAGATTTTGTAAGGGAGAATAAAGAGATTGATCGACCTTAAGATATTTTTTCAGCAGTGTTAATGCATTGATATTTTCAGCCAATTTGAAGCAGTTAATGGCTTTAATGAAACCCGAATACACTAAATTGCATACTTTTGATGGACTTGCAACTACTTCAAGTGAAGAGCAATCATCTATACTCACATCTGCTATACTTGTTAGAAGCTCTGGCAACGATTTAAGCATCTTGCAATTTGATAATCCCAGTAAATAAAGCCTGCTAAGTTGAGTAAGAGCCAAAGGAATGGTGATGAAATTGTTACCCCTAAGATAAAGATGACTCAAAGAGGATAGACAATGAATATCTGCTTCACCAAGTGTGCACATGTTGCAATTTGACAAGTCAAGAAACTTAAGCTTCGAGAGCCGAGTAAGACATGCAGGTATGCTGATGAAATTGTTACCACTAAGATCAAGATCTCTCAAAGAGGATAGACCAGAAATATCACGTGGAATATCTCCTTTACAAAGATTGCAGTCCCTTAGATTTAGCTTTCTTAATGAACTCAAACCTGACAACAAAGGCAACATCGGAGCTATGGGATTCGTCCTTCTTCCTTGGATTACCTTGAAAAGAAAAGGCAAATTTGGTCGTGACTTATATGATGGTCCCTTGCATCCACTGAAAGACAAACTTTAAGATTTTTCAATTGAGAAATGAAGGATGAT is part of the Gossypium hirsutum isolate 1008001.06 chromosome D11, Gossypium_hirsutum_v2.1, whole genome shotgun sequence genome and encodes:
- the LOC107935692 gene encoding TMV resistance protein N-like, whose protein sequence is MGGIGKTTLARVAYTQMLAHFQGNAIISHRLSGKKVLVVLDDVDNIQHLKCLVGRRDWFNLGSRIIVTTRDEHLLRSHRIDDVYKPTTLNPNDALRLFNLKAFDSDTTPKYDFIELSKQVVHYADGLPLALEVLGSFLCGRDIVQWRSAIERLKQDSNKEILDTLRISFDGLEEREKNIFLDIACFFNGEEKDLVMKVLDGCGFFSDIGVDVLIKKSLIKVSNDNQYLRMHALLQEIGRKIVEEKCVDELGKRCRLWKKRDVHHVLTKNTIECPLKFLPSNFHPDNLVALLLPYSHIEQLWKGNRPLFKLKMINLKGSQNLIKTPDFTTAPKLEALIMEGCTRLVDVHPSIGVLKSLKLLNLRDCKSLRSLPTKIGMESLETLILSGCSNLARLPDIDGKMEHLKTLHLSGCFKVEYLPENLQQAESLEELDLSETAIKEPSSFISQLKNLKVIQGRRTNPIAPMLPLLSGLSSLRKLNLRDCNLCKGDIPRDISGLSSLRDLDLSGNNFISIPACLTRLSKLKFLDLSNCNMCTLGEADIHCLSSLSHLYLRGNNFITIPLALTQLSRLYLLGLSNCKMLKSLPELLTSIADVSIDDCSSLEVVASPSKVCNLVYSGFIKAINCFKLAENINALTLLKKYLKASANSIKMFTIVMPGSEIPEWFSQQKNDSSIKIPLRKDSQWIGVASCCIFINNDASRDDEVINCSTFICCRNSEQASCDGSIFRGRNRRQIDGSGWLVGKRYNEPIMKDHLFLRYWSRDKLYPISMEDKNGHCETNNLWATDCLDQKWDELEVCFTHLFEYRPKVKKCGVRIVYEKDLEEIKELQCHTTQSSPNFEHIHQHPAHNDGSTDSTSHIKRKANIYDEAKKEGPQPKRVQKFFNFMVR